A DNA window from Pseudorasbora parva isolate DD20220531a chromosome 5, ASM2467924v1, whole genome shotgun sequence contains the following coding sequences:
- the tank gene encoding TRAF family member-associated NF-kappa-B activator, with product MDRNISEKLNKAFEAYRNASIEKDTARKELQQKTEQYQRHTQQLERQIEEQAKTILHLKAELSSLRKHAPEEVCESAYRKQEVETLSPSDHRSDNPSSSHRTNHFLIKEPIEYSGMLPHTISAPCEMKSENFLETWQEIQGTFQRIQTLTKRQKDHLRRMHKGNETTNVQFSMPIQCTDDTAEQPEVPFSSPLRPEVDESSNPPPLASRSAVPVNTFFDSLSGLSVKFPPSTDDEYDFLNSTPDKRVDLPLHRLDLGDQMHTMREESYSSYPAPSSSTHTTASHENVRGPQQLFWTPDLPDLSAQASGTDAQQMNSREKCAFCEDDVPPNHMYSHLNSHFKNKAGD from the exons ATGGACAGGAACATCAGTGAGAAGCTCAACAAAGCCTTCGAAGCGTACCGCAATGCGTCTATTGAGAAAGACACGGCCAGAAAGGAGCTACAGCAAAAG ACGGAGCAGTATCAGCGGCACACTCAGCAGCTGGAGAGACAGATAGAGGAGCAGGCCAAGACCATCTTACATCTTAAAGCTGAGCTCAGTTCACTTCGTAAACATGCACCAG agGAGGTCTGTGAGTCTGCGTACAGAAAACAGGAAGTAGAAACCTTGTCACCTAGCGATCATCGCTCTGACAACCCGTCCAGTTCCCACAGGACTAACCATTTCCTG ATAAAGGAACCCATAGAGTATTCTGGGATGCTTCCCCACACAATATCTGCTCCCTGCGAAATGAAGAG TGAGAATTTTCTGGAGACTTGGCAGGAAATCCAGGGGACTTTCCAGAGGATTCAGACTCTAACCAAAAGGCAGAAAGATCACCTGAGGAGAATGCACAAAGGAAATGAGACCACTAATg TGCAGTTTTCCATGCCCATCCAGTGCACCGACGACACTGCGGAGCAACCCGAGGTGCCGTTTTCCTCACCGCTGAGGCCAGAGGTCGACGAATCTTCGAACCCCCCGCCCCTCGCATCACGTAGCGCTGTTCCAGTCAACACCTTTTTTGATTCCCTAAGCGGCCTGAGTGTGAAGTTTCCTCCAAGCACAGACGACGAGTACGACTTTCTCAACAGTACACCGGATAAACGGGTGGACCTGCCTCTGCACAGACTGGACCTGGGAGACCAAATGCACACAATGAGGGAGGAGTCTTATTCGTCATACCCCGCTCCGTCTTCATCAACTCACACAACTGCGTCGCACGAAAATGTACGAGGACCCCAACAG CTTTTTTGGACTCCAGACCTCCCGGACTTGTCGGCCCAGGCGTCAGGGACAGACGCTCAGCAGATGAACAGCCGAGAGAAGTGTGCCTTTTGCGAGGATGATGTACCCCCAAATCACATGTATAGCCACCTCAATTCACACTTCAAGAACAAAGCTGGCGATTGA